The following coding sequences lie in one Halomonas sp. 'Soap Lake #6' genomic window:
- a CDS encoding GIY-YIG nuclease family protein, whose product MTQGRSIRLFLVDGTPNGLLTAEIMNWTGHVLTGPRTKLTELVQRPECGRTGIYFLVGPDLEGSPRPQVYIGESDDVGTRLKQHNRPEDKGGKDFWEKVCLVTSKDQNLTKAHVKYLESLLIQSAGELGRCKLVNGTAHEYINLPESDRADMAFFVEQIRTVLPVLGLDFLRGRPMPSHPPSILKPSPAASPKFVAEVPRYGIKAYGQELDGEFYVLEGSIARGTWTGVDGGYQSLYQQLCDEGVLVEDENKVRRFASDYAFTSPSAAAAVVSGRSANGRIHWKLEGTGQTYGAWQDQQVSAAAALGESRSELA is encoded by the coding sequence ATGACACAGGGACGCAGCATCCGGCTATTTCTAGTGGATGGCACGCCCAATGGCTTGCTTACCGCCGAAATCATGAACTGGACCGGCCACGTACTCACTGGCCCGCGTACCAAGCTGACAGAGCTGGTGCAGCGCCCTGAGTGTGGTCGCACCGGTATCTATTTTTTGGTGGGGCCTGACTTGGAAGGTAGCCCGCGCCCACAAGTTTATATTGGCGAAAGTGATGATGTGGGAACACGACTAAAACAGCATAACCGGCCAGAAGATAAAGGCGGTAAGGACTTCTGGGAGAAAGTCTGTTTAGTGACCAGCAAGGATCAAAACCTCACCAAAGCCCACGTCAAATATCTGGAAAGCCTGCTGATCCAGTCAGCAGGCGAGCTAGGGCGCTGCAAGCTGGTCAATGGCACCGCGCACGAATACATCAACCTGCCAGAATCCGACCGTGCTGATATGGCGTTTTTTGTTGAGCAGATCCGTACCGTACTGCCGGTACTTGGGCTGGATTTTTTGCGAGGTCGGCCTATGCCATCTCACCCACCGTCGATATTAAAACCGTCGCCAGCTGCCTCTCCAAAGTTTGTAGCAGAAGTACCTCGTTACGGTATTAAAGCCTACGGGCAAGAACTGGACGGTGAGTTTTACGTGCTGGAAGGTTCTATCGCGAGAGGTACATGGACAGGTGTTGATGGTGGTTACCAAAGCCTCTATCAGCAGCTATGTGATGAAGGAGTGCTGGTTGAGGACGAGAATAAGGTGAGACGTTTCGCCAGCGATTACGCCTTTACTAGCCCGAGTGCCGCTGCTGCAGTGGTATCAGGTCGAAGTGCCAATGGGCGAATACATTGGAAATTGGAAGGCACTGGCCAAACATATGGGGCTTGGCAAGACCAGCAGGTGAGTGCTGCGGCCGCTCTAGGGGAATCAAGGAGTGAACTAGCGTGA
- a CDS encoding type I restriction-modification system subunit M, with translation MNTESHSQLAAFIWSVADLLRGDFKQSQYGRIILPFTLLRRLECVLEPTKAEVLKAAKDHQNKPEAVREKLLLRAANQPFFNASPFSLISLSDTQTSDDLMSYVQSFSQSAREIFEHFEFESFVQQLSANNLLYKVVQQFAAIDLSPARVSNHGMGGIFEELIRKFAESSNETAGEHFTPRDIVHLTTSLVLTGQEAKLKPNSIVTVYDPTAGTGGFLSESDDYIQQVSQNVTVSLHGQELNPESYAICKGDMLVKGQEVEQIKLGNTLSDDQLAGECFDYMLSNPPFGVEWKKVQKQVTDEHKHRGYDGRFGPGLPRVSDGSLLFLMHLVAKMRSRQDGGSRIGIILNGSPLFTGGAGSGESEIRRYLLQHDLVDAIIGLPTDMFYNTGIATYIWVLSNNKPAERKGKVQLINATGRATKMRKSLGSKRQYITDRDINDIVRLYGTYEENEESKLFPIEAFGYRRITVERPLRLNFEASAERLAKLDDEKAIQKLDEGEQTALKAACEQIGEQRYTNRKAFTKALNAALKAEGLKVVASVQKAIFNALSERDSDADICLDKHGNPEPDTSLRDNENVPYGESVYDYFEREVKPHVPDAWIDENKRDELDGRIGIVGFEIPFNRHFYKFTPPRPLEEIDADLKACTDKIKQMIEELSA, from the coding sequence GTGAACACGGAAAGTCACTCTCAGCTTGCTGCTTTTATCTGGTCGGTCGCTGACCTTCTACGCGGCGATTTCAAGCAGTCCCAGTATGGCCGTATCATTCTGCCGTTTACGCTGTTGCGTCGCCTGGAATGTGTATTAGAGCCTACCAAGGCCGAGGTGCTGAAAGCCGCTAAGGATCACCAGAATAAGCCTGAGGCAGTGCGTGAGAAGCTGTTGCTACGCGCAGCCAACCAGCCGTTTTTCAATGCGTCACCCTTTAGCCTGATTAGCCTGTCTGATACCCAGACCAGCGACGACCTGATGAGCTACGTGCAGTCGTTCAGCCAGAGCGCCCGGGAGATTTTCGAGCACTTCGAGTTTGAAAGTTTTGTACAGCAGCTCAGTGCCAACAACCTGCTCTATAAGGTCGTACAGCAGTTCGCAGCGATTGATCTAAGCCCTGCGCGGGTCAGCAACCACGGCATGGGCGGCATTTTCGAAGAGCTGATTCGCAAGTTCGCCGAAAGCTCCAATGAAACCGCCGGGGAGCACTTCACGCCTCGCGATATTGTCCACCTGACTACCTCACTAGTGTTGACCGGGCAAGAAGCCAAACTCAAGCCCAACAGCATCGTCACCGTGTATGACCCAACGGCGGGCACCGGCGGGTTTCTTTCCGAAAGCGACGATTACATTCAGCAGGTCAGTCAGAATGTCACCGTCTCGCTACATGGGCAGGAGCTGAACCCCGAGTCCTACGCTATCTGCAAGGGCGATATGCTGGTCAAGGGGCAGGAGGTTGAACAGATCAAGCTAGGCAACACGCTCTCGGATGACCAGCTGGCGGGCGAGTGCTTTGATTACATGCTCTCCAATCCGCCGTTTGGCGTCGAATGGAAGAAGGTACAGAAGCAAGTCACCGACGAGCACAAGCACCGTGGCTATGATGGCCGCTTTGGCCCTGGCTTACCGCGTGTCTCTGATGGCTCGCTGCTTTTTCTGATGCATCTGGTGGCCAAAATGCGCTCCCGCCAGGATGGCGGCTCACGCATCGGCATCATCCTCAACGGCTCGCCGCTGTTTACCGGTGGGGCAGGCAGTGGGGAATCCGAAATACGCCGCTACCTGCTGCAGCATGACCTGGTGGATGCCATCATCGGCCTGCCCACGGATATGTTCTACAACACAGGCATTGCTACCTATATATGGGTGCTTTCCAACAACAAGCCCGCCGAACGCAAAGGCAAAGTTCAGCTGATTAACGCCACCGGCCGGGCCACCAAGATGCGCAAGTCGTTGGGCAGCAAACGCCAGTACATTACCGACCGCGATATTAACGACATCGTGCGCTTGTATGGCACTTATGAGGAAAACGAAGAAAGCAAGCTCTTCCCCATAGAAGCCTTTGGCTATCGGCGTATTACCGTCGAGCGGCCGCTGCGCCTGAACTTCGAAGCTAGCGCCGAGCGCCTAGCCAAGCTGGACGACGAAAAAGCCATTCAGAAGCTGGATGAGGGCGAACAAACTGCTCTTAAGGCCGCCTGTGAGCAAATAGGAGAGCAGCGCTACACCAATCGCAAAGCGTTTACCAAGGCCTTGAATGCAGCGCTCAAGGCTGAAGGCTTAAAAGTGGTCGCGTCAGTACAGAAGGCGATATTCAACGCGCTTTCCGAGCGCGACTCGGACGCCGATATTTGCCTAGACAAACACGGTAACCCCGAGCCGGACACCAGCCTGCGCGATAACGAAAACGTGCCCTATGGTGAATCGGTGTATGACTACTTCGAGCGTGAGGTAAAGCCCCATGTGCCGGATGCCTGGATCGATGAAAACAAGCGCGACGAACTGGACGGCCGTATCGGGATTGTTGGCTTCGAGATACCTTTCAACCGCCACTTTTATAAGTTTACGCCGCCACGCCCGTTGGAGGAGATCGATGCCGATCTGAAAGCCTGCACTGACAAGATCAAGCAGATGATCGAGGAGCTATCGGCATGA
- a CDS encoding helix-turn-helix transcriptional regulator gives MSNIEPTITVLRMKQLVKKIGISRSSVYEKMNPKSPRYDKTFPRPFKLGKSAVGWFESDINQWLMRRHA, from the coding sequence ATGAGTAATATCGAACCAACCATCACTGTTCTACGTATGAAGCAATTAGTAAAGAAAATTGGCATCAGCCGTTCTTCTGTGTACGAAAAAATGAATCCCAAATCACCTCGCTACGATAAGACATTCCCACGGCCTTTTAAACTAGGAAAATCGGCAGTGGGATGGTTTGAAAGTGATATAAATCAATGGCTTATGCGGCGTCATGCATAA
- a CDS encoding tyrosine-type recombinase/integrase produces MGKLTTKGVQKLVRESNPGMTNDGDGLYLKIGKGGGASWIYRFRWDGKLRDMGLGSYADTSLSEARDVASEQRKLVKQGIDPLSAREQKADTEAGPVTFTHCAARYIQSHRRSWRNAKHARQWVSTLKTYVRPVIGNLPVEEVTTQDILKILTPIWTVKNETAKRVQGRIENVLDFAAAHEYRDPVNPARWRGHLDKLLAKPSRVQKVNHHPAMPYEQVAAFMNSIQHYNSMSSKALQFLILTATRTSEVLNAEWHEIDIAKSTWQIPATRMKANREHRVPLSKQALDLLLSLPRVRGNSFIFPGMKAGRPLSNMSLLQFMRGLGYGPSGEKGNYVPHGFRSSFRDWTGEVTSYPRDVAEMALAHAIENKVEAAYRRGDLFEKRRAMMQEWANYIT; encoded by the coding sequence ATGGGAAAACTGACGACTAAAGGCGTTCAAAAGCTGGTCAGGGAATCAAACCCTGGCATGACTAATGATGGGGATGGGCTGTACCTCAAAATTGGTAAAGGTGGCGGCGCAAGCTGGATTTACCGTTTTCGCTGGGATGGCAAGCTGAGAGATATGGGTCTTGGTAGCTATGCAGATACATCTCTATCTGAGGCAAGAGATGTAGCTTCTGAGCAACGCAAGCTCGTTAAGCAGGGTATCGACCCGCTGTCAGCTCGTGAACAGAAAGCTGATACAGAAGCGGGGCCTGTGACGTTTACGCACTGCGCAGCACGCTATATCCAATCCCACCGCCGCAGCTGGCGAAACGCTAAGCATGCACGCCAGTGGGTCAGCACGCTTAAAACATACGTGCGCCCTGTGATAGGAAACCTCCCTGTAGAGGAAGTCACAACTCAGGACATATTGAAGATTTTAACGCCTATCTGGACGGTCAAAAACGAGACCGCTAAGCGTGTACAAGGGCGTATTGAAAACGTATTAGACTTCGCAGCGGCACATGAATATCGCGACCCGGTTAACCCTGCCCGCTGGCGTGGCCATCTCGACAAACTCCTAGCTAAGCCTTCGAGGGTTCAAAAGGTGAATCACCACCCTGCTATGCCTTACGAGCAAGTAGCGGCGTTTATGAACTCAATTCAGCATTACAACAGCATGTCTTCTAAGGCGCTGCAGTTCCTCATATTGACCGCTACTCGCACGTCAGAAGTACTCAATGCTGAGTGGCATGAAATCGACATAGCAAAATCAACTTGGCAGATACCCGCCACACGTATGAAAGCGAATCGTGAGCACAGGGTGCCACTATCTAAGCAGGCACTGGATCTGTTGTTGAGCCTCCCTCGCGTGAGAGGCAATAGCTTTATTTTCCCAGGTATGAAAGCGGGTCGACCGCTATCCAATATGTCGCTTCTGCAATTTATGCGCGGGCTTGGTTACGGGCCTAGTGGTGAAAAAGGCAATTATGTACCCCACGGCTTCCGCTCAAGCTTTAGGGATTGGACAGGCGAGGTAACGAGCTATCCTAGGGATGTAGCTGAAATGGCGTTAGCACATGCCATTGAAAATAAAGTGGAAGCCGCCTATCGACGTGGAGATCTATTTGAAAAGCGGAGAGCAATGATGCAGGAATGGGCGAATTACATCACGTGA
- a CDS encoding type I restriction endonuclease subunit R, with protein MADSREAQFQQDIIDAMATGGWTVGTASGYDRTTALYTEDLLGYVQDAWPERWEKFCKANPQSSETVFVQKVVRELERAGTLEVLRHGFKVPGVTFDLCSFKPDHAMNPEALTRYRANRLRVVPEVSYSPHAREKGNGGQSYNPRLDLVLFVNGIPTATLELKSEFKQSVENAKRQYRNDRPLKDPVTRKVEPLLAFKRGALVHFAVSQAEVAMTTKLAGKETFFLPFNLGSEGGGAGNPPAKDDNGYATSYLWERVLLPDAWLKILGRFLHLEQKTTEDFHGRRKTKETLIFPRYHQWEVVNQLIETTQAEDGGQRYLVQHSAGSGKSNSIAWLAHQLANLYDESGQQKRFNSVIVVTDRTVLDSQLQNTIYQFEHAHGVVCPITRDVGNQSKSEQLAEALASNTRIIIVTIQTFPALFDALDKRPTLAEGRYAVIADEAHSSQAGDSARKLKALLAAAGESADEDEEISAEAMLDAAVSTRRPNERISYYAFTATPKAKTLELFGRVPDPSLPPSADNKPEPFHLYSMRQAIEEGFILDVLRNYVTYSTAWKLAHLEDEEQEVDAKKASRALAKWVRLHPYNIAQRVEVIVEHFRANVRHLLDGQAKAMVVTASRQEAVRYQLAMRHYVEAQGYSDVHPLVAFSGSVPADEIIPEEVSETSKLLNPGVRGRDLAKALDSDDFNVMIAANKYQTGFDQPKLCAMYVDKKLQGVDCVQTLSRLNRLFPGKQTFILDFFNEPQEILEAFAPYYRKATLADVSDPQVVYDLKRTLDANGIYHWPEVEAFATAFFDPKAPASRLSYHCQPAQDRFKKRYEVTVEQQQTWKDARQQAEQQGDEKGRMRAEQELEDAGKTRDELDLFRKNLQSFVRTYEFLSQIIHFDDAELEQLCVYAKHLHPLLRIDRLLIGDPIDVSELELDSYRLTKRAEQRLSLEEESGDYGLKPISDVGSGKPHDPETQRLNEIIERLNDLYGADISDGDKLHFANGIVDRIERDDAVMAQINHHDETQVMHGLFPKRVTDAVLDAMNDHEKLSMPLLENEETGRQFALLILKLLTGRQPDGRI; from the coding sequence ATGGCGGACAGCAGGGAAGCGCAGTTCCAACAAGACATCATCGACGCCATGGCCACCGGTGGTTGGACAGTGGGCACTGCCAGCGGCTATGACCGTACCACAGCACTTTATACCGAAGATCTGCTGGGGTATGTGCAGGACGCCTGGCCCGAGCGGTGGGAGAAGTTCTGCAAGGCTAACCCGCAATCGTCTGAAACGGTGTTTGTTCAGAAAGTGGTACGCGAGCTGGAGAGGGCAGGCACGCTAGAGGTGCTGCGCCATGGTTTTAAAGTGCCGGGGGTGACGTTTGATCTGTGCAGCTTTAAGCCCGATCACGCCATGAACCCCGAGGCGCTCACCCGCTACCGCGCCAACCGCCTGCGCGTGGTGCCGGAAGTTTCTTATTCACCCCATGCGCGTGAAAAAGGGAACGGCGGTCAGAGCTACAACCCACGTTTAGACCTGGTGTTGTTTGTAAACGGTATCCCTACCGCCACCTTAGAGCTGAAAAGCGAATTCAAGCAGTCGGTGGAAAACGCCAAGCGCCAATACCGCAACGATCGCCCGCTAAAAGATCCTGTCACCCGCAAGGTTGAGCCGCTGCTGGCGTTTAAGCGCGGCGCGCTGGTGCACTTTGCGGTTAGCCAAGCGGAAGTGGCCATGACCACCAAGCTGGCGGGTAAAGAGACGTTTTTTCTGCCGTTTAACCTGGGCAGCGAAGGCGGCGGTGCCGGTAATCCGCCAGCAAAAGATGACAACGGCTACGCCACAAGCTACTTGTGGGAGCGTGTGCTCTTGCCGGATGCTTGGCTGAAGATTCTCGGGCGTTTTTTGCACTTGGAGCAGAAAACCACCGAAGACTTTCACGGTCGACGCAAAACGAAAGAAACGCTGATTTTCCCGCGCTACCACCAATGGGAAGTGGTTAATCAGCTGATTGAGACCACCCAAGCCGAAGATGGCGGCCAGCGCTATCTAGTTCAGCACAGCGCTGGTTCAGGTAAGTCCAACTCGATTGCCTGGCTGGCCCACCAGCTCGCCAACCTCTATGACGAAAGCGGCCAGCAGAAGCGCTTCAACTCAGTGATTGTGGTGACTGACCGCACCGTGCTAGATAGCCAGCTGCAAAACACCATTTACCAGTTTGAACATGCCCATGGGGTGGTGTGCCCGATCACCCGCGATGTCGGCAACCAGAGCAAATCTGAACAGCTGGCGGAGGCGCTGGCGAGCAATACCCGCATCATCATCGTTACCATTCAAACGTTCCCTGCGCTGTTCGATGCCCTTGATAAGCGGCCTACGCTTGCCGAAGGTCGCTATGCAGTGATTGCCGACGAAGCTCACTCCTCACAGGCAGGCGATTCTGCGCGCAAGCTCAAGGCGCTGCTAGCCGCCGCAGGCGAGAGCGCTGATGAAGACGAAGAAATCAGTGCAGAAGCAATGTTAGATGCAGCCGTGTCCACTCGTCGCCCGAATGAGCGCATCAGCTACTACGCCTTTACCGCCACACCCAAGGCCAAAACACTAGAACTGTTTGGCCGTGTGCCAGACCCAAGCTTGCCGCCAAGTGCGGACAACAAGCCTGAGCCATTTCATCTCTACTCAATGCGCCAAGCTATCGAGGAAGGCTTCATTCTCGATGTGCTTCGCAATTACGTTACCTACAGCACTGCCTGGAAGCTTGCCCATTTAGAAGATGAAGAGCAGGAAGTAGACGCCAAGAAAGCCTCCCGTGCATTAGCCAAGTGGGTGCGCCTGCATCCTTACAACATTGCCCAGCGCGTAGAGGTCATTGTTGAGCACTTTCGCGCTAATGTGCGTCATTTGCTAGATGGCCAGGCCAAGGCCATGGTGGTCACCGCTAGCCGCCAAGAGGCGGTACGCTACCAGCTGGCGATGCGCCATTATGTGGAAGCTCAAGGCTATAGCGACGTGCATCCCTTGGTGGCGTTTTCCGGCAGCGTACCGGCAGATGAGATCATTCCTGAAGAAGTCAGCGAAACCAGCAAGCTACTCAACCCCGGCGTGCGTGGACGTGACTTAGCCAAGGCGCTGGACAGCGACGATTTCAACGTGATGATCGCCGCTAACAAGTACCAGACCGGCTTTGACCAGCCCAAGCTATGCGCCATGTACGTGGATAAAAAACTGCAGGGCGTAGACTGCGTGCAGACGCTCTCGCGGCTGAACCGCCTGTTTCCCGGCAAACAGACATTTATCCTCGATTTTTTTAATGAACCACAAGAAATCTTAGAAGCGTTTGCGCCGTATTACCGCAAAGCAACCTTGGCTGACGTTTCCGACCCGCAGGTGGTGTATGACCTTAAACGCACACTGGATGCTAACGGCATTTATCACTGGCCTGAGGTAGAAGCGTTCGCGACTGCTTTCTTTGACCCTAAAGCACCGGCCTCGCGCCTGAGTTATCACTGCCAGCCCGCTCAAGATCGATTCAAAAAGCGTTATGAAGTCACCGTAGAGCAGCAACAAACATGGAAAGATGCTCGCCAGCAGGCGGAACAGCAGGGTGACGAAAAAGGGCGCATGCGTGCGGAGCAGGAGTTAGAAGACGCAGGCAAGACCCGCGATGAGCTTGACCTGTTCCGCAAAAACTTACAGAGCTTTGTACGCACCTATGAATTTCTCAGTCAGATCATCCACTTCGATGATGCTGAATTAGAACAGCTGTGCGTGTATGCCAAGCACCTGCATCCCTTGCTACGTATTGATCGGTTATTAATTGGCGACCCTATTGATGTCAGCGAGCTTGAGCTGGACAGCTATCGGCTGACCAAACGCGCTGAACAGCGCCTCTCGCTTGAAGAGGAGAGCGGCGATTACGGCTTGAAACCGATTTCAGATGTTGGCTCCGGTAAACCCCATGACCCCGAAACTCAACGCCTTAATGAGATCATTGAGCGCCTGAATGACCTCTATGGCGCAGATATTAGCGATGGCGATAAGCTGCATTTTGCCAATGGCATTGTTGACCGCATTGAGCGTGATGATGCTGTTATGGCTCAGATTAATCACCATGATGAAACCCAAGTGATGCACGGGCTGTTTCCCAAGCGCGTCACTGACGCCGTGTTAGATGCCATGAACGACCATGAAAAGCTCAGTATGCCGTTACTGGAGAACGAAGAAACCGGCAGGCAGTTCGCGCTGCTTATCCTGAAGCTACTCACAGGTCGGCAGCCTGATGGTCGAATCTAG
- a CDS encoding AAA family ATPase codes for MAKVGYLTHLEINGFRSIESTSLELKPLNVLIGPNGAGKSNFINFFRFMNKLLQKDLQLYVAEQGGADALLHFGRKQTPTLSTYLRFDPNSYGATLIPSQDGRLVFKEEFCEFFADAIGFSGGDKKKALAKPGADESALPAPQGMTIAGNVAKHISDWKVYHFHDTSSSAPMKQAGELLDNDRLREQGENLAAFLYDIQTHNPDIYKRIVSTIQRVAPFFHDFILAPERHNDSKIRLRWKHKGSDAYFDAHALSDGTLRFICMATLLLQPSLPSLILLDEPELGLHPYAIQLLGSMLRLVSQSTQIIISTQSVSLANEFGADDVVVVEHHENRSTFKRLDAGALEAWLDDYRLGDLWEKNLLGGTPA; via the coding sequence ATGGCTAAAGTTGGCTACCTCACGCACCTAGAAATTAATGGTTTTCGCTCTATCGAGTCTACCTCGCTAGAGCTCAAGCCACTGAACGTGCTCATTGGCCCTAATGGTGCGGGGAAGTCGAACTTCATCAATTTTTTTCGCTTCATGAATAAACTGCTTCAAAAAGATTTGCAGCTATATGTAGCGGAACAGGGCGGAGCGGATGCGCTGCTTCATTTTGGCCGAAAACAGACTCCTACGCTTTCAACGTACTTGCGCTTTGATCCAAACAGCTATGGGGCAACCTTGATTCCATCGCAAGATGGGCGGCTAGTCTTTAAAGAAGAGTTTTGCGAGTTTTTTGCTGACGCCATAGGCTTTTCAGGTGGCGACAAAAAAAAAGCGCTTGCTAAGCCTGGTGCTGACGAATCAGCCTTGCCAGCACCGCAGGGTATGACTATTGCAGGTAATGTGGCTAAGCACATTTCCGACTGGAAGGTATATCACTTTCATGATACCAGCAGCAGTGCGCCTATGAAGCAGGCGGGAGAGCTGTTAGATAATGATCGCTTACGCGAACAGGGTGAAAACTTAGCGGCCTTCCTTTATGACATTCAGACCCATAACCCAGACATCTATAAGCGAATCGTGTCCACGATCCAGCGGGTCGCGCCGTTTTTTCACGATTTCATACTGGCACCTGAACGGCATAACGACAGTAAAATTCGGCTGCGTTGGAAACATAAAGGCAGCGACGCCTATTTTGATGCGCATGCGCTTTCGGACGGTACGCTGCGCTTTATTTGCATGGCTACTTTACTGCTACAGCCCAGCCTACCTTCCCTGATATTGCTAGATGAGCCTGAACTAGGATTGCACCCGTATGCCATACAGCTATTGGGTTCCATGCTTAGGCTGGTTAGCCAATCAACTCAAATTATTATCTCTACGCAGTCAGTATCGCTGGCTAATGAGTTTGGCGCTGACGATGTGGTCGTCGTTGAACATCACGAAAATCGCTCAACCTTTAAGCGTTTAGATGCGGGCGCGCTAGAAGCATGGTTGGATGATTATCGCTTAGGAGATCTTTGGGAGAAAAATCTGCTGGGAGGTACGCCAGCATGA
- a CDS encoding restriction endonuclease subunit S: MSYPAYPEYKDSGVEWLGKVPAHWYVSALKRGYDVILGKMLQPEPKKESDQLLPYLRAANIQPKGVDLTDVKKMWFSPSEVRQLALENGDLLISEGGDVGRPALWRSGSGYHIQNSINRVRSKANNSAHFLFYWMLAVKQKGYVDVLCNKSTIAHFTAEKVATIPTPFPPGSEQQAIAIFLDHKTARIDALVEEQQRLIELLKEKRQAVISHAVTKGLAPDVPMKDSRVEWLGGVPAHWAVGPLRWYATIQGGIAKGKSYDAETPTVELPYLRVANVQDGYVDLSTVKTVEVAVSEVERYRLREGDVLMNEGGDNDKLGRGTVWKGEVTNCLHQNHVFAIRPNHFLLPHWLSMFTRSNTARAYFYLYSKQSTNLASISSSSVMSCPLPLPPVQEQRQVLDFLAIEAVRLDDLMHESIETINLLQERRSALISAAVTGKIDVRGWQPPEDSVLTGEASQMEVV; this comes from the coding sequence ATGAGTTATCCCGCCTATCCCGAATACAAGGACTCCGGCGTCGAGTGGCTGGGGAAAGTGCCAGCGCATTGGTATGTTTCAGCTCTAAAACGTGGCTACGATGTTATTTTAGGAAAAATGCTACAGCCAGAACCTAAAAAGGAAAGCGATCAACTTCTTCCATATTTGCGAGCCGCTAATATACAGCCAAAGGGAGTTGACCTTACAGATGTGAAAAAAATGTGGTTTAGCCCATCCGAAGTGCGTCAGTTAGCTCTTGAGAATGGAGATTTGCTGATCAGTGAAGGCGGTGATGTTGGTCGCCCAGCTTTGTGGCGCAGTGGCTCTGGTTATCATATTCAGAATTCAATAAATAGAGTGAGGTCAAAGGCGAACAATAGCGCGCATTTCCTTTTTTACTGGATGCTCGCCGTTAAACAAAAAGGTTACGTGGACGTACTATGTAATAAGTCGACTATTGCTCATTTTACGGCAGAGAAAGTTGCGACAATACCAACGCCTTTCCCTCCTGGTTCAGAGCAACAGGCCATAGCCATCTTCCTCGACCACAAAACCGCCCGCATCGACGCCTTGGTGGAAGAGCAGCAACGGCTGATCGAGTTGCTCAAGGAGAAGCGTCAGGCGGTGATTTCCCATGCCGTTACCAAAGGCCTTGCCCCCGATGTGCCGATGAAAGACTCCAGGGTGGAGTGGCTGGGAGGAGTGCCTGCGCATTGGGCTGTTGGTCCACTTCGTTGGTATGCAACGATCCAAGGAGGCATTGCCAAAGGTAAGAGTTATGATGCTGAAACACCAACTGTGGAGCTCCCTTATCTTCGCGTAGCGAATGTACAGGACGGCTATGTAGACCTATCAACGGTTAAAACAGTGGAAGTTGCTGTTTCTGAGGTAGAACGCTATCGTCTTCGAGAAGGTGATGTGTTGATGAATGAAGGTGGAGATAACGACAAGCTTGGTCGTGGTACCGTTTGGAAGGGGGAAGTTACTAATTGCCTCCACCAAAATCATGTTTTTGCTATTCGGCCGAACCACTTTTTATTGCCACACTGGCTCTCTATGTTCACTCGCTCCAATACAGCTCGCGCTTACTTTTACCTCTATTCCAAGCAAAGCACGAATTTGGCATCAATATCTTCAAGTAGCGTAATGTCATGTCCATTGCCACTTCCTCCTGTTCAGGAGCAACGGCAAGTGCTGGATTTCCTTGCTATTGAGGCTGTTCGATTAGATGATCTGATGCATGAGAGTATAGAAACTATCAATTTACTCCAAGAGCGCCGTTCTGCACTCATCTCCGCTGCTGTCACCGGCAAGATTGACGTGCGTGGCTGGCAGCCACCAGAGGATTCGGTGTTGACTGGTGAGGCCTCTCAGATGGAGGTTGTATGA
- a CDS encoding DUF4276 family protein: MIRLGISVEGATEREFVTRVLAPVLAHSNVFAYPIDMHGRVSLERVEKELSKLLAMFDHVTTFYDFYGFHKRPEGSVDALEAAINDLIPADKRHRFTPYIQQYEFEALVLAVPDRAESVIGVIGLGDKIRQIVDQCGGAEQVNDGYDTCPSRRIKAIAPQYDKKFHGPVTLEDGLQEARAACPRFDAWLTAIEQLRIKI; the protein is encoded by the coding sequence ATGATTCGATTGGGTATTAGTGTTGAAGGGGCAACGGAACGCGAGTTTGTGACGCGGGTATTGGCACCGGTATTGGCACATAGCAACGTTTTTGCGTATCCCATTGATATGCATGGGCGTGTTTCGCTTGAGCGTGTTGAAAAAGAGCTTAGCAAGCTTCTTGCGATGTTTGACCATGTGACCACATTCTACGATTTCTATGGATTTCATAAACGGCCAGAGGGTAGTGTTGATGCGTTAGAAGCAGCGATCAACGATTTGATACCAGCCGATAAACGGCATCGATTCACGCCATACATTCAGCAGTATGAATTTGAAGCGCTGGTACTCGCAGTTCCCGACCGTGCTGAAAGTGTCATTGGCGTTATTGGCTTGGGCGATAAGATCCGTCAGATAGTTGATCAGTGTGGCGGGGCTGAACAAGTCAACGATGGTTATGACACCTGCCCCTCACGGCGTATTAAAGCGATTGCCCCTCAGTATGATAAAAAATTCCATGGCCCAGTTACTTTAGAAGATGGTTTGCAGGAGGCGAGGGCAGCTTGCCCTCGCTTTGATGCTTGGCTGACTGCTATAGAACAGCTCAGAATAAAAATATGA